One window of Saprospiraceae bacterium genomic DNA carries:
- the nosZ gene encoding Sec-dependent nitrous-oxide reductase — protein sequence MKLRKLKYLPILLGLFSLAMCMNACKPKGIQTAVSGDAAVKAYVPPGKYDEFYNFVSGGFSGQMAVYGLPSGRLFRVIPVFSVDPEKGYGYSEETKPMLNTSHGFVPWDDLHHPALSVTDGVHDGRWAFGNANNTPRIARLDLKTFRTAEIIEIPNSGGNHSSPFVTENTEYVVAGTRFSVPMGDKQDVAISTYKENFRGTVSFISIDKNDGAMKIAFQILLPGINFDLARAGKGKSHGWFFFSCYNSERANTLLEVNASQKDKDFIMAVNWKKAEEYLAQGKGMKKAVKYAHNTYSEQTHSATSKIETEVIVLDPKDCPDMVYFMPCPKSPHGCDTDPTGEYIVGSGKLAAMIPVFSFTKIQEAIAAKNFDGDYEGIPVLKYEAVLHGEVKKPGLGPLHTEFDDKGNAYTSFFVSSEIVKWRVSDLQVLDRVPTYYSIGHLCVPGGPTKKPWGKYVIAYNKITKDRYLPTGPELTQSAQLYSIDGDKMKLLLDFPTIGEPHYAEAIPAELISKNSVKVFKIEENKNPYVTMGEKNAKVERKGNEVHVYMTSIRSHFVPDNIEGVKLGDAVYFHVTNLEQDWDVPHGFAVKGANNAELLIMPGETQTLLWKPDRIGVFPMYCTDFCSALHQEMQGYIRVSPAGSNVPITFSTGKKVEAAAPVAK from the coding sequence ATGAAACTAAGAAAGCTAAAATACCTTCCCATTTTATTGGGACTCTTTTCACTTGCAATGTGTATGAATGCTTGCAAGCCAAAAGGAATTCAAACTGCTGTAAGCGGTGATGCGGCAGTAAAAGCCTATGTACCCCCTGGGAAATATGATGAGTTTTACAATTTTGTTTCAGGAGGATTTAGTGGCCAGATGGCAGTTTATGGATTGCCTTCTGGAAGATTATTCCGAGTGATTCCAGTTTTTTCTGTTGATCCAGAGAAAGGTTATGGATACTCAGAAGAAACCAAACCCATGCTGAATACTTCTCATGGATTTGTGCCTTGGGATGATTTACACCATCCAGCACTGTCTGTAACTGATGGGGTGCATGATGGTAGATGGGCATTTGGAAATGCAAACAATACTCCGCGTATTGCACGTCTTGATTTAAAGACATTCCGTACCGCAGAAATAATTGAAATTCCAAATAGCGGTGGAAATCACTCCTCTCCTTTTGTTACGGAGAATACAGAATATGTTGTTGCAGGAACCCGATTCAGCGTACCCATGGGAGACAAGCAAGACGTAGCAATTTCAACCTATAAAGAAAACTTTAGAGGGACCGTAAGTTTTATTAGCATTGACAAGAATGATGGAGCTATGAAAATTGCATTTCAAATATTATTGCCTGGTATCAATTTTGACTTAGCGCGTGCTGGTAAAGGAAAATCTCATGGATGGTTTTTCTTTAGCTGTTATAATTCTGAAAGAGCGAATACCCTGTTGGAAGTAAATGCCAGTCAAAAGGATAAGGACTTTATAATGGCTGTTAATTGGAAAAAAGCTGAAGAATATCTCGCTCAGGGCAAAGGCATGAAAAAAGCAGTTAAATATGCGCACAATACATACAGCGAACAAACACACAGTGCAACATCAAAAATTGAAACTGAAGTGATTGTTCTGGATCCAAAAGATTGTCCAGACATGGTCTATTTTATGCCTTGTCCGAAATCTCCACACGGTTGTGATACCGATCCAACAGGAGAATACATAGTGGGTAGTGGAAAATTAGCGGCTATGATTCCTGTATTTTCATTCACAAAAATTCAAGAAGCTATTGCAGCTAAAAATTTTGATGGAGATTATGAAGGAATTCCAGTATTGAAATACGAAGCAGTTTTACATGGTGAAGTTAAAAAACCAGGATTGGGCCCCTTGCATACGGAGTTTGATGATAAAGGAAATGCCTATACTTCATTTTTTGTTTCTTCTGAAATTGTAAAATGGAGAGTCAGTGATTTGCAAGTATTGGATCGTGTACCAACTTATTACTCTATTGGTCACTTGTGCGTCCCAGGTGGACCTACTAAAAAGCCATGGGGGAAATATGTGATTGCTTATAATAAAATTACGAAAGACCGTTATTTACCAACGGGTCCGGAGTTAACACAAAGTGCGCAATTGTATTCTATTGATGGTGATAAAATGAAATTGTTGTTGGACTTTCCAACTATTGGCGAGCCGCATTATGCAGAAGCAATTCCTGCAGAACTTATTTCTAAAAACAGTGTAAAAGTTTTTAAAATAGAAGAAAATAAAAATCCATATGTAACCATGGGTGAAAAAAATGCGAAAGTAGAACGCAAAGGAAACGAAGTACATGTTTATATGACATCCATTCGTTCACACTTTGTTCCAGACAATATAGAAGGTGTTAAATTAGGAGATGCAGTTTATTTCCATGTAACCAACCTCGAACAAGATTGGGATGTACCTCATGGATTCGCAGTGAAAGGCGCTAACAATGCTGAGTTATTAATTATGCCTGGAGAAACACAAACCTTGTTATGGAAACCAGATCGGATTGGTGTTTTTCCAATGTATTGCACCGATTTTTGTTCAGCATTGCACCAGGAAATGCAAGGCTACATACGGGTTAGTCCTGCTGGATCCAATGTACCAATTACATTTAGCACTGGTAAAAAAGTTGAGGCAGCAGCTCCTGTAGCTAAATAA
- a CDS encoding fasciclin domain-containing protein, translated as MKIYKLIILGAALFSACNAPTKTETQAAATPSAEADLGQAGVQDNDSQKDIVKIAVGSPDHTTLVAALKQAEYVNDLANAGPFTVFAPTNAAFDKLPAGTVDGLMKPDQKEALKGILEYHVAVGVYKQDYLQDGQTIGMASGDNITIQLKDGKMMVNGNANVVATVPATNGLIYIVDAVLLPPTK; from the coding sequence ATGAAAATTTATAAATTAATTATACTGGGTGCAGCATTATTTAGTGCATGCAATGCACCAACAAAAACAGAAACGCAAGCTGCTGCTACTCCTTCTGCAGAAGCAGATTTAGGACAAGCAGGGGTACAGGACAATGATTCACAAAAGGATATTGTGAAAATTGCTGTTGGCTCTCCTGATCATACCACATTGGTTGCAGCGCTTAAGCAAGCAGAATATGTAAATGATTTAGCGAATGCAGGGCCGTTTACAGTATTTGCACCTACCAATGCTGCGTTTGATAAACTTCCCGCAGGCACCGTTGATGGGCTTATGAAGCCAGATCAAAAAGAAGCTCTTAAGGGAATTCTTGAATACCATGTTGCCGTTGGTGTATATAAACAGGATTATTTACAAGATGGTCAAACCATTGGCATGGCCAGTGGTGATAACATTACCATTCAACTGAAAGATGGGAAGATGATGGTTAACGGGAATGCAAATGTAGTAGCAACGGTTCCCGCAACCAACGGACTGATATATATCGTGGATGCAGTTTTATTGCCTCCTACCAAATAA
- a CDS encoding nitrous oxide reductase accessory protein NosL, with translation MTKITNRSRIIVALTSLALIVTYFVPIWRIDLFAPQYPEGLTMKIWLNTLKGDVEIINGLNHYIGMRHIKVEMFPEFEFLIYVVGFYILLGLLVAYFGRLAILFWYIVFTAFGGVFAMFDFYRWGYDYGHNLDETAAIKVPGLSYQPPLLGHKRLLNFDAYSLPDIGGWIVIIAAAIMILLWIYEYYRHHKFPFKIPIKFSAILVIPVVLSVSSCNVQPEPFKLGTDVCYMCKMGIVDPKFGSQIITNKGKLYKFDDIGCMIRLLKSGTFDSNTIKTMVVADYNNPNAFISVNQCTFVFGDGIKSPMNFNLAAFTNELNANKNPENSTAKFFDWNAVYKSIE, from the coding sequence ATGACAAAAATTACAAATAGATCCAGGATCATTGTAGCCTTAACTTCGCTTGCATTGATTGTCACTTATTTTGTTCCAATTTGGAGAATTGACTTATTTGCACCGCAGTATCCTGAAGGTTTAACCATGAAAATCTGGCTAAACACTTTAAAAGGAGATGTAGAAATTATCAATGGTTTAAATCATTATATTGGAATGCGTCATATCAAAGTAGAAATGTTTCCTGAATTTGAATTTTTAATTTATGTAGTGGGATTTTATATTTTGTTAGGTTTGTTAGTAGCCTATTTTGGCCGATTGGCAATCTTATTTTGGTATATTGTTTTTACTGCATTTGGTGGTGTATTTGCTATGTTTGATTTTTACAGATGGGGTTATGACTATGGACACAATCTGGATGAAACGGCAGCAATTAAAGTGCCTGGACTTTCCTATCAACCACCGCTGTTAGGTCATAAACGTCTGTTAAATTTTGATGCCTATTCTCTTCCGGATATAGGAGGATGGATTGTTATCATTGCAGCAGCTATCATGATCCTTCTATGGATTTATGAATATTACAGACATCACAAATTTCCATTTAAAATTCCAATAAAATTTTCAGCAATACTCGTTATTCCAGTAGTCTTGTCAGTTTCATCCTGCAATGTACAACCCGAACCATTTAAATTAGGAACGGATGTTTGCTATATGTGTAAAATGGGTATTGTTGATCCAAAATTTGGTTCACAGATAATAACCAATAAAGGAAAACTTTATAAGTTTGATGATATTGGTTGCATGATCCGTTTATTGAAATCCGGAACTTTTGATTCCAATACCATTAAAACCATGGTGGTTGCAGATTATAACAATCCTAATGCTTTCATATCTGTAAATCAATGTACATTTGTTTTTGGAGATGGAATCAAAAGCCCGATGAATTTTAACCTTGCTGCTTTTACCAATGAATTAAATGCTAATAAAAATCCTGAAAATTCTACTGCAAAATTCTTTGACTGGAATGCTGTTTATAAAAGTATTGAATAA
- the nosD gene encoding nitrous oxide reductase family maturation protein NosD has protein sequence MLFIKVLNKIQISSCGAFLCLVLLNSSLHASSIYVGPNHPIKTIKEGLQNIRPGDSLIVDGGHYSEGNLIIQQEMVFTGINYPVLDGKLQFEILTISGKNIVVSGITFINCGKSATRDFASIKCIDAENIRIENNKIENSYFGIHISNTSQIHIKNNWISGQAESEQTSGNGIHLWKCNHALIENNHISGHRDGIYFEFVTESSILYNYSTENVRYGLHFMFSHKDYYANNTFIKNGAGVAVMYSHEVTMESNHFENNWGASSYGILLKDISDSWVYGNTFDQNTVGIHMEGSSRMVVEKNRFKENGWALKVQASCNDIQFQHNNFIGNTFDVATNGSNVLSRFSQNYWDKYEGYDRTKDGFGDIPYHPVSMYSMIVEQNPSALILLRSILIATLDKAEKAIPSLTPENLIDLQPKIVPNKL, from the coding sequence ATGCTGTTTATAAAAGTATTGAATAAGATTCAAATTTCAAGTTGTGGTGCATTTTTATGTTTGGTTCTTTTAAATTCTTCATTGCACGCTTCCAGCATTTATGTTGGACCCAATCACCCAATTAAAACGATCAAGGAAGGACTTCAAAATATCCGACCGGGCGATAGCTTGATTGTGGATGGTGGGCATTATTCAGAAGGAAATCTGATCATTCAACAAGAAATGGTTTTTACAGGTATTAACTATCCGGTCTTAGACGGAAAGTTGCAATTTGAAATTCTTACAATTAGTGGAAAAAATATTGTCGTTTCAGGAATTACATTTATAAATTGTGGAAAATCAGCAACCCGTGATTTTGCATCTATTAAATGTATAGATGCTGAAAATATTCGAATTGAAAACAATAAAATTGAGAATTCTTATTTTGGAATTCATATTTCAAATACCAGCCAAATTCATATTAAAAACAATTGGATTTCCGGACAGGCGGAAAGCGAACAAACTTCAGGCAATGGAATTCACCTTTGGAAATGCAACCATGCCTTAATTGAAAACAATCACATCAGTGGACACAGAGATGGAATTTATTTTGAGTTTGTAACAGAATCCAGTATTCTTTACAATTACAGCACAGAAAATGTACGATATGGATTGCATTTTATGTTTTCACATAAAGATTATTATGCAAACAATACATTTATTAAAAACGGGGCTGGCGTTGCAGTGATGTATTCACACGAAGTTACGATGGAATCCAATCACTTTGAAAATAACTGGGGTGCCTCATCTTACGGCATCTTATTAAAAGATATTTCAGATAGTTGGGTTTATGGCAATACGTTTGATCAAAACACGGTAGGCATCCACATGGAAGGCAGCAGTAGGATGGTTGTGGAAAAAAATCGTTTTAAAGAAAATGGCTGGGCTTTAAAAGTCCAAGCCAGTTGCAACGACATCCAGTTTCAGCACAACAATTTTATAGGAAATACCTTCGACGTTGCCACCAACGGAAGCAATGTGTTGAGTCGATTTAGTCAAAACTACTGGGATAAATACGAAGGCTACGACCGAACCAAAGATGGTTTTGGTGATATCCCATATCATCCGGTAAGTATGTATTCTATGATCGTAGAGCAAAATCCGAGTGCATTAATTTTATTGCGAAGTATTTTAATCGCAACATTAGATAAAGCGGAAAAGGCTATTCCAAGTCTTACACCTGAAAATTTAATTGACTTACAACCCAAAATTGTTCCCAATAAATTATGA
- a CDS encoding ABC transporter ATP-binding protein produces MIRISGLEKRFKKLVALTDIHVQFNKGQVISLIGPNGSGKTTLIKCILGLVRPDRGQIELDGESIFKDETYRKKIGYMPQIGRYPDQMKVGQLFSLLKSIRSSVNLDEEMLELYKLHEIWEKPMRSLSGGTRQKVSAAVAFLFDPEILILDEPTAGLDPLSSELLKEKIQREKAKGKLILITSHILSDLDDLTTHVLYLQEGAIQFNGNLNELKQQTGEEKFGKAIARFMKTKNEATHVEIV; encoded by the coding sequence ATGATTCGGATTAGTGGTTTAGAGAAGCGATTTAAAAAATTAGTTGCATTGACCGACATTCATGTCCAATTCAATAAAGGCCAGGTTATTTCGTTGATAGGTCCTAATGGATCTGGTAAAACCACTTTGATAAAATGCATCCTTGGATTGGTTAGGCCAGACCGGGGTCAAATCGAATTGGATGGAGAATCTATTTTTAAAGATGAAACCTATCGTAAAAAAATTGGGTATATGCCTCAGATTGGGAGGTACCCGGATCAAATGAAAGTGGGTCAGTTGTTTAGTTTATTAAAGTCCATTCGCAGTTCGGTGAATTTAGATGAAGAAATGCTGGAGCTTTATAAATTGCATGAAATTTGGGAAAAACCCATGAGAAGTTTGAGCGGTGGGACCAGGCAAAAAGTGAGCGCAGCAGTCGCATTTCTATTTGATCCTGAAATTCTAATTTTGGATGAACCCACAGCCGGACTTGATCCACTGTCTTCCGAGTTGCTTAAAGAAAAAATACAACGAGAAAAAGCAAAGGGAAAGTTGATTTTAATTACCTCTCATATATTAAGTGATCTCGATGATTTAACCACGCATGTTTTGTATTTACAGGAAGGCGCCATTCAGTTTAATGGTAATTTAAATGAGTTGAAACAACAAACCGGAGAGGAAAAATTTGGAAAGGCAATTGCCCGGTTTATGAAAACTAAAAATGAAGCAACGCATGTGGAAATTGTCTAA
- a CDS encoding ABC transporter permease subunit translates to MWKLSKYIFYDIVRNKVILAYTVFLFLVSMLLFNLEENSSKAILSLLNIQLVTIPLISMIFATIHYYNSYEFIEMLLSQPLSRSRVLWSEFLSTASSLILALLLGMGIPILIYNPNESSLTLLWTGIALTSVCTSLAFFASVHSRDKARGIGIVLLLWFYFALIYDGLVLMILFNFSDYPLEKITLLLTALNPIDLARVSVMLKMDVSALMGYTGALYKEFFGSVQGILYSGGIMFLWMLIPILYAIRGFNRKDL, encoded by the coding sequence ATGTGGAAATTGTCTAAATACATATTTTACGATATCGTCCGCAATAAAGTAATATTGGCCTATACGGTTTTCCTTTTTTTGGTCAGTATGTTATTATTTAATCTCGAGGAAAATTCAAGTAAAGCCATATTGAGTTTACTCAACATTCAGTTGGTTACCATCCCATTGATTAGTATGATATTTGCGACCATACATTATTACAACTCATACGAATTTATTGAAATGTTGTTATCGCAACCCCTTAGCAGGAGTCGTGTACTGTGGAGTGAATTTCTGAGTACGGCCTCTTCGTTGATTTTGGCCCTGTTGCTAGGTATGGGAATCCCAATTTTAATTTACAATCCGAATGAGAGCAGTCTTACCTTGTTGTGGACAGGAATTGCTTTAACAAGCGTATGTACTTCCCTGGCTTTTTTTGCATCCGTTCATTCGAGGGATAAGGCCAGAGGAATCGGAATTGTCTTATTGTTATGGTTTTATTTTGCTTTAATTTATGACGGCCTGGTCTTGATGATTTTATTTAATTTCAGTGATTATCCACTTGAAAAAATTACGCTTTTGTTGACAGCATTAAATCCCATTGATTTAGCAAGAGTTTCAGTTATGCTTAAAATGGATGTCAGTGCATTGATGGGTTATACCGGAGCTTTATACAAGGAGTTTTTTGGAAGTGTACAAGGAATATTATATTCCGGTGGTATTATGTTCCTTTGGATGCTAATTCCAATACTTTATGCAATCCGTGGATTTAATCGAAAAGATTTGTAG
- a CDS encoding right-handed parallel beta-helix repeat-containing protein, protein MKHYILSFILISSITCSFGAKIFNIKSFGALGDGLSINTIAIQKAIDQAHAAGGGIVLIPAGKFVSGSIVLKNGVELHLEKQAFLLGSIEIADYIKLNRWKALIMADGASNISISGKGIIDGRGAELALHIDSLFYAGVIDSFNYYLSERRPWAELRPQIIEFNRCSNIKVTNVTIKNAACWVQTYEKCKNIVIDRIRVDSDSYWNNDGIDIVDCQNVQITNCDINASDDGICIKSEDFSLSQICDSIYIADCTIRSSSCAVKFGTSLVSGARNVVIKNIKVYDTYRSAIAIECTQGGFIENVLVENIVAKNTGNAIFMRIGKVRGAPKAGPLRNVTIRNMHVSVPFDKPDKNYIIRGPDLASFHNIFPSSITGNPGVYVENVHLENITINYPGRGNKAYANLPLYRIKDVPELETSYPEFSMFGELPAWGFYVRHVKGLSFKNINIKIKDPDYRPAFVFDDVHGLKLEQIRVRGDNKSSPIFYKDSSLVECVDLKVYLK, encoded by the coding sequence ATGAAACATTACATCCTGAGTTTTATTCTTATTTCTTCAATAACGTGTTCATTTGGTGCCAAAATTTTTAACATCAAATCATTTGGCGCCTTGGGCGATGGGCTATCGATCAATACAATAGCCATTCAAAAAGCTATAGATCAAGCACATGCAGCCGGTGGGGGGATTGTTCTTATCCCTGCGGGGAAGTTTGTTTCAGGTTCCATTGTTTTAAAAAATGGTGTTGAACTGCATCTCGAAAAACAGGCATTCCTGCTGGGTAGCATTGAGATTGCAGATTATATAAAACTCAATAGATGGAAAGCTTTAATCATGGCTGATGGCGCTTCAAATATATCTATTTCAGGAAAAGGGATCATCGATGGAAGAGGCGCAGAACTTGCCTTACACATCGACAGCCTTTTTTATGCCGGAGTAATTGATAGTTTCAATTATTATTTATCTGAAAGAAGACCCTGGGCTGAATTGAGACCACAGATAATTGAATTCAATCGTTGCAGTAATATTAAAGTTACAAATGTCACGATAAAAAATGCTGCCTGTTGGGTTCAAACGTATGAAAAATGTAAAAATATTGTAATCGACCGCATTCGGGTAGACAGTGATTCTTATTGGAATAACGACGGGATCGACATCGTTGATTGTCAAAATGTACAAATCACCAATTGTGATATCAACGCTTCAGACGATGGGATCTGTATAAAATCAGAAGATTTCAGTTTATCACAAATTTGCGATAGCATTTATATAGCAGATTGCACCATTCGCTCCAGTTCGTGTGCAGTTAAATTTGGTACGTCCCTGGTAAGTGGTGCCAGAAATGTAGTCATTAAAAATATTAAAGTGTATGATACCTATCGATCTGCGATTGCCATTGAATGTACACAAGGAGGATTTATAGAAAATGTACTTGTTGAAAACATCGTTGCAAAAAATACCGGAAATGCCATTTTTATGCGCATAGGGAAAGTACGCGGTGCACCAAAAGCCGGACCTTTGCGAAATGTTACCATAAGAAACATGCATGTTTCCGTTCCGTTTGATAAACCGGATAAAAATTATATCATTCGGGGTCCTGATTTAGCAAGCTTCCACAATATATTTCCATCCTCGATAACCGGAAATCCTGGCGTGTATGTTGAAAATGTCCATCTCGAAAATATTACGATCAACTATCCGGGTAGGGGTAATAAAGCATACGCAAATCTTCCATTATATCGAATCAAAGATGTTCCTGAGCTCGAAACTTCTTATCCAGAATTTTCAATGTTCGGTGAGTTGCCGGCATGGGGTTTTTATGTAAGGCATGTAAAAGGTTTAAGTTTTAAAAATATTAATATTAAAATAAAAGATCCGGATTACCGCCCTGCATTTGTTTTTGATGATGTGCATGGTTTAAAACTTGAACAAATAAGAGTGAGAGGAGACAACAAATCTTCACCAATATTTTACAAAGACAGCAGTTTGGTGGAATGTGTTGATTTAAAAGTTTATTTAAAATAA
- a CDS encoding pentapeptide repeat-containing protein: MTFKPIRLILLFISMLIGWVFGYIKVPYIEINNSFWIGFAGCIGIIALVISLYWIWNHNKSANNFESVFNLGSNQIKQKFFKFTVLISFACAVLFSCFLFSYLFNKNLYENLNLAKEELKEFRNSINLEQQKNNIALILELIHKLDSTKENSLNTSEMDDMVERIAALSSSFKITKEWDMENKVYQSLSSERGLLLLVLITTIRDSNYFKKIKQNVSFYGADLRNADLHDQNLSGIDLTYANLQYANLEGVNLNHANLTGANMIGVNLNKARLVGTKLISAKLNWAKINEADLHLAKLDTADLTNTTIQNSKLNHSTLIQAVLCNAILHQSDLSYSVMSGTNMSNANLSKTKLNFADIYNTNLNDAILEDAIIHEKWIERLNERNNFGVNGLLDKYQMVADSTIYKDSSLYRLIVRIN; this comes from the coding sequence ATGACATTTAAACCGATTCGCTTGATCTTACTTTTCATAAGTATGCTTATAGGCTGGGTCTTTGGTTATATTAAAGTGCCTTATATAGAAATAAATAATTCTTTTTGGATTGGCTTTGCAGGATGTATTGGAATCATTGCTTTGGTAATTTCGCTTTATTGGATCTGGAATCATAATAAGTCGGCTAATAATTTTGAATCTGTCTTCAACTTAGGATCTAATCAAATTAAACAAAAGTTTTTCAAATTTACAGTATTGATTTCTTTCGCTTGTGCTGTACTTTTTTCCTGTTTTTTATTCTCTTATTTGTTCAATAAAAATCTTTATGAAAATCTAAATCTTGCCAAAGAGGAATTAAAGGAGTTCAGGAATAGTATTAATCTTGAACAACAAAAAAACAATATTGCATTAATACTTGAATTGATACACAAACTAGATTCTACTAAGGAAAATTCTCTAAATACATCTGAAATGGATGATATGGTTGAACGTATCGCAGCACTAAGCTCTTCGTTTAAAATAACCAAAGAATGGGATATGGAGAATAAAGTATATCAATCTTTAAGTTCAGAAAGAGGGCTCTTGTTACTTGTATTAATTACTACCATACGCGACTCCAATTATTTTAAAAAAATAAAGCAAAACGTTAGTTTTTATGGTGCTGATCTGCGAAACGCTGACCTGCATGACCAAAATTTAAGTGGCATAGACTTGACATATGCCAATTTACAATACGCCAATCTAGAAGGTGTTAATTTAAATCATGCAAACTTAACAGGCGCAAACATGATCGGAGTAAATTTAAACAAAGCAAGGCTTGTCGGAACCAAATTAATTTCAGCAAAATTAAATTGGGCAAAAATAAATGAAGCAGATTTACACCTAGCAAAATTAGATACTGCTGATTTAACGAATACCACGATTCAAAATTCCAAGCTAAATCACTCAACACTTATTCAAGCGGTCCTGTGCAATGCAATCTTGCATCAATCGGATTTAAGTTACAGTGTCATGTCAGGTACTAATATGTCGAATGCAAATCTCTCTAAAACTAAATTAAACTTTGCAGACATTTATAATACCAATCTCAATGATGCCATTTTAGAGGATGCAATCATTCATGAAAAATGGATCGAACGCTTAAACGAACGAAATAATTTTGGGGTGAATGGCTTGCTCGATAAGTATCAGATGGTTGCCGACAGCACAATTTATAAAGATTCGTCATTATACCGTCTTATAGTCAGAATAAATTAG